Proteins from one Hydrogenophaga sp. SL48 genomic window:
- a CDS encoding uracil-DNA glycosylase, protein MAGVDRLRHADPGTWAADPGWADVLADFWCSEAGRALVVFLRQRLNQGAVVYPPQPLRGLELTAPEEVRVVILGQDPYHGPGQAEGLAFSVAAGVKVPPSLRNIFKEQRRDLGLPAPGSGSLVGWARQGVLLLNTCLTVEDGRPASHAGQGWEVLTDAVIRRCSGFGLPKVFMLWGAHAQKKAQDIDRGRHLVLCSNHPSPLSASRGPVPFLGCGHFGEANRWLRAGGLPEVAWQSAEEADIAAKTVA, encoded by the coding sequence CTGGCGGGTGTCGATCGGCTCCGGCACGCAGACCCGGGCACATGGGCGGCCGATCCGGGCTGGGCCGATGTGCTCGCTGATTTCTGGTGCTCCGAGGCTGGGCGGGCGCTCGTGGTGTTTTTGCGCCAACGCTTGAATCAGGGTGCCGTGGTGTATCCACCACAACCGCTCCGGGGGCTGGAACTGACGGCCCCGGAGGAGGTTCGGGTGGTGATCCTGGGGCAGGACCCCTACCACGGCCCCGGGCAGGCCGAGGGTCTCGCGTTTTCGGTCGCGGCGGGGGTCAAGGTGCCGCCGAGCCTGCGCAACATCTTCAAAGAGCAACGGCGCGACCTGGGCCTGCCGGCGCCAGGGAGCGGCTCGCTGGTTGGCTGGGCGCGCCAGGGGGTGCTGTTGCTCAATACCTGTCTGACCGTGGAGGATGGACGGCCCGCCAGCCACGCTGGTCAAGGTTGGGAGGTGCTCACTGACGCCGTGATCCGCCGCTGCAGCGGATTCGGTCTGCCCAAGGTCTTCATGCTCTGGGGTGCTCATGCGCAGAAGAAGGCGCAGGACATCGACCGCGGGCGCCACCTCGTGTTGTGTTCCAACCACCCGTCGCCCTTGTCGGCGAGTCGCGGCCCTGTCCCGTTCCTGGGTTGTGGCCACTTTGGCGAGGCCAATCGCTGGTTGCGTGCCGGGGGCTTGCCTGAAGTCGCTTGGCAGTCAGCGGAGGAAGCTGACATCGCGGCAAAAACCGTGGCATAA